A window from Leifsonia shinshuensis encodes these proteins:
- a CDS encoding FtsW/RodA/SpoVE family cell cycle protein — MPADSSTAAREQARPPRNLTGPVKRLRLPAKLRNRELFLLLIACAINAAAVVLVQLGALGHVDLTLVYLGAGLSALVLGMHIALRFVAPQADPFLLPIATLLTGIGIAEIYRIDIHYKDAGWDSAGVKQIVWSAIAIICAILVVVLIRNHRILQRYTYLFGFAALVLLLLPMLPGIGREIYGARVWIGIGPFSFQPGEIAKICLAIFFAGYLVQARDSLSTVGKKFLGIRFPRARDLGPLLVVWLMAMAVIVFQRDLGTGLLIFGLFLVMLYVATARISWVILGLLLIVGGAIAASQLLPYVHDRFANWLTPFSQNVYDAQGGSFQLVQGLFGLAHGGLIGTGLGQGQPWVTPVSQSDYIIASLGEELGLAGLFALFALYLVFVARGLRIGFAGQDDFGKLLAVGLSFTVALQCFIVIGGVTRVIPLTGLTTPFLASGGSSLVANWIIVALLLRLSDTVRNQPRLVVS; from the coding sequence ATGCCGGCAGACAGTAGCACCGCCGCGCGCGAGCAGGCCCGTCCGCCCCGGAACCTCACCGGGCCGGTGAAACGGCTGCGCCTCCCGGCGAAGCTCCGCAACCGCGAGCTGTTCCTCCTCCTGATCGCCTGCGCCATCAACGCGGCCGCCGTCGTCCTGGTGCAGCTGGGCGCCCTCGGGCACGTCGACCTGACGCTCGTCTACCTGGGAGCGGGACTCTCGGCGCTGGTGCTCGGCATGCACATCGCGCTCCGGTTCGTGGCGCCCCAGGCGGACCCGTTCCTGCTGCCGATCGCGACGCTCCTGACCGGTATCGGGATCGCCGAGATCTACCGCATCGACATCCACTACAAGGACGCCGGCTGGGACAGCGCCGGGGTCAAGCAGATCGTGTGGAGCGCCATCGCGATCATCTGCGCGATCCTGGTGGTGGTGCTCATCCGCAACCACCGCATCCTGCAGCGCTACACCTATCTCTTCGGTTTCGCCGCGCTCGTGCTGCTGCTCCTCCCGATGCTCCCCGGCATCGGGCGCGAGATCTACGGCGCTCGGGTGTGGATCGGGATCGGACCGTTCAGCTTCCAGCCCGGCGAGATCGCCAAGATCTGCCTCGCGATCTTCTTCGCCGGTTACCTGGTGCAGGCGCGCGACTCGCTGTCGACGGTCGGCAAGAAGTTCTTGGGGATCCGCTTCCCGCGCGCCCGCGACCTCGGCCCGCTCCTCGTGGTCTGGCTGATGGCCATGGCCGTGATCGTCTTCCAGCGCGACCTCGGCACCGGTCTGCTCATCTTCGGTCTGTTCCTCGTGATGCTCTACGTGGCCACCGCGCGCATCAGCTGGGTCATCCTCGGCCTGCTCCTCATCGTCGGAGGCGCGATCGCCGCGAGCCAGCTGCTCCCGTACGTGCACGACCGCTTCGCCAACTGGCTGACCCCGTTCTCGCAGAACGTCTACGACGCGCAGGGCGGCAGCTTCCAGCTCGTGCAGGGGCTCTTCGGGCTCGCCCACGGCGGCCTCATCGGAACCGGCCTCGGGCAGGGTCAGCCGTGGGTCACCCCGGTCTCGCAGAGCGACTACATCATCGCGAGTCTCGGAGAAGAGCTCGGTCTCGCGGGCCTCTTCGCGCTGTTCGCGCTCTACCTGGTCTTCGTCGCGCGCGGTCTCCGCATCGGCTTCGCCGGACAGGACGACTTCGGCAAGCTGCTCGCCGTGGGACTCTCCTTCACGGTCGCCCTGCAGTGCTTCATCGTGATCGGCGGCGTGACGCGCGTCATCCCGCTGACCGGGCTCACCACGCCGTTCCTCGCGTCGGGCGGTTCGTCCCTCGTCGCCAACTGGATCATCGTGGCGCTGCTGCTGCGGCTGTCCGACACCGTCCGCAATCAACCCCGGCTGGTGGTGAGCTGA
- a CDS encoding protein phosphatase 2C domain-containing protein, with protein MATNKAAAISHVGKIRSNNQDSGYAGRQLFVVADGMGGHAGGDVASAIAVTRIREADREYETPAEAEFALQSSLIAANSLLAETVFEHPELTGMGTTVSAMVRVGDQIAFAHIGDSRIYLLRDGELKQVSTDHTFVQRLVDSGRITEEEAMVHPRRSVLMRVLGDVDASPEIDTWTLDTRPGDRWLICSDGLSGVVKHDDMLAALSSKDGPKQVAERLLKQSLDAGAPDNVTAIVLDIGDTARGDVVKEPVTVGSAASPLQFGAEPKPTTRAARLPGLRLHPIRPATGPTHFEPQSEDYLDELIEEDARRARRRRITWMVGLIMLVVAIVLAIVLGYQWTQSRYYIGAAPDGKVAIYQGVQQGIGPISLSHLYQESDVVVDDLPEYDKQQVEQTINADDLRAAQTIVEQLSDAGRQ; from the coding sequence GTGGCGACGAACAAGGCGGCGGCGATCTCCCACGTCGGGAAGATCCGCTCGAACAACCAGGACTCCGGTTACGCCGGACGCCAGCTGTTCGTCGTCGCCGACGGCATGGGCGGACACGCGGGCGGCGACGTCGCCTCCGCCATCGCCGTCACCCGGATCCGGGAGGCCGACCGAGAGTACGAGACGCCCGCCGAGGCCGAGTTCGCGCTGCAGTCGTCGCTGATCGCCGCCAACTCGCTGCTCGCGGAGACCGTGTTCGAGCATCCCGAACTGACGGGGATGGGCACCACGGTGAGCGCGATGGTGCGCGTCGGCGACCAGATCGCCTTCGCCCACATCGGCGACTCCCGCATCTACCTCCTCCGCGACGGCGAGCTCAAGCAGGTCTCCACCGACCACACGTTCGTGCAGCGGCTGGTGGACAGCGGCCGCATCACCGAGGAGGAGGCGATGGTCCACCCCCGCCGCTCGGTGCTGATGCGGGTGCTGGGGGATGTGGACGCGTCCCCCGAGATCGACACGTGGACGCTGGACACCCGTCCGGGCGACCGCTGGCTCATCTGCTCCGACGGTCTGAGCGGTGTGGTCAAGCACGACGACATGCTGGCCGCCCTCTCGTCGAAGGACGGGCCCAAGCAGGTGGCGGAGCGGCTGCTCAAGCAGAGCCTCGACGCCGGAGCGCCCGACAACGTCACCGCCATCGTCCTCGACATCGGCGACACCGCCCGCGGTGACGTCGTCAAGGAGCCCGTCACGGTCGGCTCGGCCGCGTCTCCCCTGCAGTTCGGCGCCGAGCCGAAGCCGACCACCCGCGCCGCGCGCCTTCCGGGCCTCCGCCTGCACCCCATCCGCCCGGCCACAGGGCCGACGCACTTCGAGCCGCAGTCCGAGGACTACCTCGACGAGCTGATCGAGGAGGATGCGCGCCGCGCCCGGCGCCGCCGGATCACCTGGATGGTCGGTCTGATCATGCTCGTGGTGGCGATTGTGCTCGCCATCGTGCTCGGCTACCAGTGGACCCAGTCCCGCTACTACATAGGAGCGGCGCCCGACGGCAAGGTGGCTATCTACCAGGGCGTGCAGCAGGGCATCGGACCGATCAGCCTCTCGCACCTCTACCAGGAGTCGGACGTCGTCGTCGACGATCTCCCCGAGTACGACAAGCAGCAGGTCGAGCAGACCATCAACGCCGACGACCTGCGTGCGGCCCAGACGATCGTGGAGCAGCTGAGCGATGCCGGCAGACAGTAG
- a CDS encoding FHA domain-containing protein, translating to MNPSELTLLVLRFGFLLLLWLFVFGIVYALRTDLFGQRVRKLPESRAAAAPASPFPAASSAPAPAPVPVPAGPTEPVMKAAPVSTLPSGANRAGGQTNASVQTTRRLVITSGPRAGTELPLGRDPITIGRSSDSNLVIRDDYTSTHHARLLLWNDEWMIQDLDSTNGTFLDGRRVTVPTQVPLDTPIKIGTTTFELRR from the coding sequence GTGAACCCCAGTGAGCTGACCCTGCTGGTGCTGCGGTTCGGCTTCCTCCTGCTGCTGTGGCTGTTCGTCTTCGGGATCGTCTACGCCCTGCGGACCGACCTGTTCGGCCAGCGCGTCCGCAAGCTGCCCGAGTCCCGTGCGGCCGCGGCTCCCGCGTCCCCGTTCCCGGCGGCGTCTTCTGCGCCCGCACCCGCCCCCGTGCCCGTCCCGGCCGGTCCGACCGAACCGGTCATGAAGGCCGCACCGGTCTCCACTCTGCCGTCGGGCGCCAACCGCGCCGGCGGCCAGACGAACGCCAGCGTTCAGACCACGCGCCGGCTGGTGATCACCTCGGGTCCGCGCGCCGGCACCGAGCTGCCGCTCGGCCGCGATCCCATCACGATCGGTCGCTCCAGCGACTCCAACCTCGTCATCCGCGACGACTACACCTCCACCCACCACGCCCGCCTGCTCCTCTGGAACGACGAGTGGATGATCCAGGATCTCGACTCCACGAACGGCACGTTCCTCGACGGCCGCCGCGTGACGGTCCCGACCCAGGTCCCGCTCGACACGCCGATCAAGATCGGTACGACCACGTTCGAGCTGCGGCGGTAA
- a CDS encoding DUF3662 and FHA domain-containing protein, with translation MGILDNFERGLERAVNGAFAKTFRSGLQPVELTSALRKELDTKAAVVARDRVLAPNRFVLRMSDADFTRMRSMGAALTDELIDFVQKHAAAQHYQFAGGISIELEQDAELSVGMLQVESENVKGDVAWTPVLDIDGVHHPLAHSRTVIGRGTDADITVNDTGISRRHVMITWDGHRAQVEDLGSTNGTKLDGEPLRKAILEPESVITLGRTRIVFRVLPQAAPAQRGRADDATRRHDVGNFWSPS, from the coding sequence GTGGGCATTCTGGACAACTTCGAGCGGGGGCTCGAGCGCGCCGTCAACGGCGCGTTCGCGAAGACCTTCCGCTCCGGGCTGCAGCCGGTCGAGCTCACCAGCGCTCTCCGCAAGGAGCTCGACACCAAAGCGGCAGTGGTCGCGCGCGACCGCGTGCTCGCTCCCAATCGCTTCGTGCTGCGGATGTCGGACGCCGACTTCACGCGGATGCGTTCGATGGGCGCCGCGCTTACCGACGAGCTGATCGACTTCGTGCAGAAGCACGCGGCCGCCCAGCACTACCAGTTCGCCGGGGGCATCTCGATCGAGCTGGAGCAGGACGCCGAGCTGTCGGTGGGGATGCTCCAGGTGGAGTCCGAGAACGTGAAGGGCGACGTCGCCTGGACGCCCGTGCTCGACATCGACGGCGTGCACCACCCGCTCGCGCACTCCCGCACTGTGATCGGCCGGGGTACCGACGCCGACATCACCGTGAACGACACCGGCATCTCCCGCCGCCACGTCATGATCACCTGGGACGGCCACCGGGCGCAGGTCGAGGATCTCGGCTCGACCAACGGCACCAAGCTCGACGGCGAGCCGCTCCGCAAGGCGATCCTCGAGCCGGAGTCGGTCATCACGCTGGGCCGCACGCGGATCGTCTTCCGCGTGCTCCCCCAGGCGGCTCCCGCTCAGCGCGGCCGCGCCGACGACGCGACCCGGCGCCACGATGTCGGCAACTTCTGGAGTCCTTCGTGA